In Candidatus Methylomirabilota bacterium, a genomic segment contains:
- a CDS encoding type II secretion system protein N, with amino-acid sequence MPRALFLANVVVGGLGCFFAVGIVRDVVTHRSLPPAPTPHATQSTLDAAAPSAAPPPLASFQVIATRNMFNPGRTEATETTAAAATAAGVRPILHGVLIDGQRSRAYLEEPGVRQVFGYSVGDQVAGGRLESIEPNRVVIVRPQGRLEVLLQDPSKPRQVTGPAAGPPAAAGPPGPPPPGQPTRAPSSSGRVTTPRPPQQPQ; translated from the coding sequence GTGCCGCGCGCGCTCTTCCTCGCGAATGTCGTGGTAGGCGGCCTCGGCTGCTTCTTCGCCGTAGGCATCGTCCGTGACGTCGTCACTCACCGCTCGCTGCCTCCGGCGCCCACGCCGCACGCGACCCAGTCGACGCTCGACGCCGCGGCGCCGTCCGCCGCGCCGCCGCCGCTCGCCTCGTTTCAGGTGATCGCGACCAGGAACATGTTCAATCCGGGCCGTACCGAGGCGACCGAGACGACGGCCGCCGCCGCGACGGCCGCGGGCGTCAGGCCCATCCTCCACGGCGTGCTCATCGACGGTCAGAGAAGCCGCGCCTATCTGGAGGAGCCGGGGGTGCGTCAGGTGTTCGGCTATTCAGTAGGGGATCAGGTCGCGGGAGGGAGGCTGGAGTCCATCGAACCGAACCGCGTGGTGATCGTCCGCCCGCAGGGGCGGCTCGAGGTGCTGCTGCAGGACCCGTCGAAGCCGCGGCAGGTCACGGGGCCGGCCGCAGGGCCGCCGGCGGCGGCAGGCCCGCCGGGACCGCCACCACCCGGACAGCCCACACGCGCCCCGTCGAGCTCGGGGCGTGTGACGACGCCGCGTCCGCCGCAACAGCCCCAATAA
- a CDS encoding DUF928 domain-containing protein encodes MASIALWSVTFVAPPPPVEAQQKPAEAVSSDAKGSSSAPVYKPPLRGAPGGRVGGGTRGTGREAFVLSVLAPPHTGLTVSEQPVLYWFISSPSSHPVELTLVDPQKTDPLIELKIQPPVAAGVHQVRLAEHGVKLEPTVAYQWYVAVMPDTGRRSKDILAGASLERVAMSPDLVAKLSSAAKADRPAVLAGEGIWYDAIASLNELIDESPQNAALKAQRSALLREVGLPDTTIE; translated from the coding sequence GTGGCGTCTATCGCCTTATGGTCCGTCACGTTCGTCGCGCCTCCGCCTCCCGTCGAGGCGCAGCAGAAGCCGGCGGAGGCGGTCAGCTCCGACGCCAAGGGCAGCTCCTCGGCGCCGGTCTACAAGCCACCGCTCCGCGGCGCCCCCGGCGGCCGCGTCGGCGGCGGCACGCGCGGCACCGGGCGCGAGGCCTTCGTGCTGTCGGTGCTGGCCCCGCCGCATACCGGGCTGACGGTCAGCGAGCAGCCCGTGCTCTACTGGTTCATCTCGAGCCCGAGCTCGCATCCCGTCGAGCTGACGCTGGTCGATCCGCAGAAGACCGATCCGCTCATCGAGCTCAAGATCCAGCCGCCCGTGGCGGCGGGCGTTCATCAGGTTCGGCTGGCCGAGCACGGCGTGAAGCTCGAGCCCACGGTCGCGTACCAGTGGTACGTCGCCGTGATGCCCGACACCGGGCGCCGGTCGAAGGACATCCTGGCCGGGGCGAGCCTCGAGCGCGTCGCCATGTCGCCGGATCTGGTCGCCAAGCTCTCCAGCGCCGCGAAGGCCGACCGGCCCGCCGTGCTCGCCGGCGAGGGCATCTGGTACGACGCGATCGCGTCGCTGAACGAGCTGATCGACGAGTCGCCCCAGAATGCCGCGCTGAAGGCCCAGCGCTCCGCGTTGCTGCGTGAAGTAGGCCTGCCCGACACCACCATCGAATAA
- a CDS encoding adenylate/guanylate cyclase domain-containing protein — protein sequence MRRFKRFLPGALPDWAIALLVAFTVAGIVLGLRFARVLEPAELAVYDRFLRVRAPSAEGQADPRILIVTITERDIQEQGAWPLSDGVLARTINTLLRLRPRAIGLDIYRDVPIAPGTAELDYLLAGDFPIVVVTKFGEGGSTGVAPPAAAKGTEKMGFNDVVVDSGGMVRRGLLFIDDGQTALYSFPLRLALLYLAPEKIGLGADPRDETIVRLGQTSIPPLGSHDGPYVGLDARGYQFLVDYREGARSFQHTTLSAVLQGEVTRESVRDRVVLIGVTAESVKDDFYTPISAGRRPKQYVPGVEVHGSLVSQLLRIATTGDRPLWSPPLWLTWVWVLLWSCLGAFLGIRTLKARVLTVAFVVGLVIVVMTAYVAFLAGWWWTVVPPALSFSFATGFAIAYHSYRESAERGTLMRIFSQHVSKEVAEDIWREREQFAGGGRPQPRRLVVTAFFTDLTGFTTVSEAFTPEQLMDWLNEYMAAMAPVISRHGGVIRQYAGDSIVALFGVPVPRRREDEIARDAINAVRCAVALERRLLEMNHAWRESGKPVTGMRIGIVTGEAVSGTLGSTERWEYVVVGDTLNTASRLESFDKDVYPPDPLVRPCRTLIGQSTHAYVGDLFETEWVAEARLKGKSQLVAIYRVLGERAPEPVETPATARVASGSTRAEGTPRTTPSVAGTGLPREVRQ from the coding sequence ATGCGCCGGTTCAAGCGCTTCCTGCCGGGTGCCCTGCCCGACTGGGCCATTGCCCTCCTCGTCGCCTTCACCGTGGCCGGGATCGTCCTGGGCCTACGCTTCGCGCGCGTCCTGGAGCCGGCGGAGCTGGCGGTCTACGACCGCTTCCTTCGGGTCCGGGCCCCGAGCGCCGAGGGCCAGGCCGATCCTCGCATCCTGATCGTCACCATCACGGAGCGGGACATCCAGGAGCAGGGCGCCTGGCCCCTATCCGACGGCGTGCTGGCCCGGACCATCAACACGTTGCTCCGGCTGCGCCCCCGCGCCATCGGTCTCGACATCTACCGCGACGTGCCCATCGCGCCTGGTACCGCCGAGCTCGATTACCTGCTCGCCGGCGACTTCCCCATCGTGGTGGTGACGAAGTTCGGGGAGGGAGGCTCGACCGGCGTGGCACCGCCCGCCGCGGCGAAGGGCACGGAGAAGATGGGATTCAACGACGTCGTCGTCGACTCCGGCGGCATGGTGCGGCGCGGGCTCCTCTTCATCGATGACGGCCAGACGGCGCTGTATTCCTTCCCTCTCCGCCTCGCGCTGCTCTATCTGGCGCCCGAGAAGATCGGCCTGGGCGCCGATCCCCGCGACGAGACCATCGTGCGGCTGGGGCAGACGTCGATCCCGCCTCTGGGCTCGCACGACGGCCCCTACGTCGGGCTGGACGCCAGAGGCTATCAGTTCCTGGTCGACTACCGCGAGGGCGCGCGGTCCTTCCAGCACACCACCTTGAGCGCCGTGCTGCAGGGCGAGGTGACGCGCGAGTCGGTGCGGGACCGCGTCGTGCTGATCGGGGTGACAGCCGAGAGCGTCAAGGACGACTTCTACACCCCCATCAGCGCCGGGCGACGGCCCAAGCAGTACGTGCCTGGTGTCGAGGTCCACGGCTCCCTCGTGAGCCAGCTGCTTCGCATCGCCACCACCGGCGACCGCCCCCTGTGGAGCCCGCCTCTGTGGCTCACCTGGGTGTGGGTGCTCCTCTGGTCGTGCCTCGGGGCCTTCCTCGGCATCCGCACGCTCAAGGCGCGCGTCCTGACGGTGGCCTTCGTCGTGGGCCTCGTCATCGTCGTGATGACCGCCTACGTGGCCTTCCTCGCCGGCTGGTGGTGGACGGTGGTGCCGCCGGCGCTCTCCTTCTCGTTCGCGACCGGCTTCGCGATCGCCTATCACTCGTATCGGGAGAGCGCCGAGCGCGGAACGCTGATGCGCATCTTCTCCCAGCACGTGTCCAAGGAAGTGGCGGAGGACATCTGGCGGGAGCGGGAGCAGTTCGCCGGCGGCGGCCGGCCGCAGCCCCGTCGCCTGGTCGTCACGGCCTTCTTCACCGACCTGACGGGCTTTACCACAGTGTCCGAGGCCTTCACCCCGGAGCAACTCATGGACTGGCTCAACGAGTACATGGCCGCGATGGCCCCGGTGATCAGCCGCCACGGGGGCGTCATCCGCCAGTACGCCGGCGATTCGATCGTGGCCCTCTTCGGGGTACCGGTGCCCCGCCGGCGTGAGGACGAGATCGCCCGGGACGCCATCAACGCAGTGCGTTGTGCCGTGGCGCTGGAACGGCGCTTGCTGGAGATGAACCATGCATGGCGGGAGTCGGGCAAACCGGTCACCGGGATGCGAATCGGAATCGTCACCGGCGAGGCGGTTTCCGGTACTCTTGGCAGCACAGAACGTTGGGAATACGTGGTAGTAGGCGACACCTTGAACACTGCGTCACGGCTGGAGAGCTTCGACAAGGACGTGTATCCGCCGGACCCGTTGGTCCGGCCCTGTCGGACGCTGATCGGGCAATCTACCCATGCGTACGTGGGCGATCTGTTCGAGACGGAGTGGGTGGCTGAGGCTCGGCTGAAGGGCAAGTCGCAGCTGGTGGCGATCTATCGAGTGCTCGGCGAGCGGGCGCCGGAGCCGGTCGAGACTCCGGCGACGGCCCGCGTCGCGTCGGGATCAACCAGAGCGGAAGGGACCCCGCGCACGACACCTAGTGTCGCCGGAACGGGGCTTCCGCGGGAGGTACGGCAATGA